The DNA segment CTCGCCGTGCTCGGGGGGCCAGAAGGCGGAGAGGAACTGCCCCATGGTGCGAGCATTGCCTTCGTCCAACAGCACGGCCGGATTCAGCTCGCTCAACCGCAGGCCCGGCCAGAGCAGGGCCAGGGCGAGGACGGTGAGCAGCAGCCGGGGCAGGGCCGCAGGATCGCGGGGGGCGGATTTCAGCATCGCGGAATATGCAGGATGGGGGCCGCCACGGGCGCTGAGGACGGCAGGTCGCCGTGCAGTTGCTCGTTGGCATACAGCGCGTTCAGGTCGGCCTGGCTCACGGCTTCTCGCGGGCGATCGAAGGCGATGCGGCCGTCGCGTACACCGACGATGCGCGGGAAGTGCTCCAGCGCCAGTTCCACCGCGTGCAGGCTGGCCAGCAGGGTGACGCCACGGCGGCTGGCATCGGCGCAGAGCACGCCAAGGGTGTGGTCGGCCAGCACCGGGTCCATGGCGGAGACGGGTTCGTCGGCGAGGATCAGTTCCGGTGCCTGGTAGAGCACGCGGGCGATGCCGACCCGCTGCAACTGGCCGCCGGAGAGCTGGTCGCAGCGCTCGAAGAGTTTGTCGGAAAGGTCCAGCCGCGCCAGGGCGGCTTGCGCACCGGCACTGTCCAGCGGATGCAGCAGGCTGAACAGCCCCTTGGCCAGGGACCATTGGCCGAGCTTGCCGGCCAGTACCGCCGTGACCACCCGCTGGCGGGGTGGCAGCGGCGGCGCCTGGTGGATCAGGCCGATGCGTGCGCGCAGGCGCTGGCGGGCACCGGCAGACAGAGACCAGGGCGCCGCGCCGAGCAGCTGGAGCTGCCCGGCGGCGGGTTTCAGGCTGGTGGCGAGCAGCCGCAGCAGACTGGTCTTGCCGGCACCGGAGGGGCCGATGATGGCCACCCGTTCGCCGTTGCCAACGAGCAGGTCGATGCCGTTGAGCGCAGGCTGGCCGTTGGCGTGGACCAGGTCCACGCCGTGCAGCGCGAGGCTCACTTCAACAGGCCGGCCGAGCGTGCGGCTTCCTCGATGCCCTCATAGTTCTCGGGTTTGGTCGGAATGAAACGGGAAGCGGCCTGCAGGTCGAGGATCGCCTTGTGCTCCGGGTTGGCCGGGTCGAGGGCGAGGAAGGCCTGCTTGATCTTCTCGGCCAGGGCCGGGTCCAGGGTGCCGCGCACGGTCCAGTTGTAGTCGTAGTAGGTCGGGGTGGTCGCGAAGACCTTCACCTTGCTAGTGTCGACCTTGCCGGCATCCACCAGCTTCTGCCAGACGCTGGCGTTGAGCACGCCGCCGTCGACCTTGCCGGCCTGAACCCAGGCGACGGTGGCGTCGTGGGCACCGGAGTAGGCAACGCGGGAGAAGAACTGCTCGGGAACGATACCGTCCTTCTGCATGAAGTAGCGCGGCATCAGGCTGCCGGAGGTGGAAGACACCGAGCCGAAGGCGAAGGTCTTGCCCTTGAGATCCTGCAGGGAGTTCACCGCCGGGTCGGCGGTGATGAACTTGCTGGTGAACTTCTCGTCCTGCTCACGCTGCACCAGGGGGATGGCGTTGCCGGTCTTCAGGCGCGTCTGGACGAAGGTGAAGCCGCCGAGCCAGGCCATGTCCAGGCGGTCGGCCGCCAGGGATTCGACCACGGCGGCGTAGTCGGCCACGGGCACGAACTCGACCTTCATGCCTAATTGCTGCTCAAGGTAAGCACCGAGAGGCTTGAACTTGCGCAGCAGTTCAGTGGGGGCTTCGTCGGGAATGGCCGAAACCTTGAGGGTGTCGGCGGCCTGGGAAATGACAGCGGACAGGGACAGAGCGATACCGGCCGCGAGGGCCAAAGTGCGTTTGAACATGGGATTCTCCGGTTCAATAGCGGAAAAGGCAGGCGGATTATAGTGGCCACCCGTTAGCTTGGAAGCTTCACGTTGCTGGCCAGGCGTTTAAGATGTGCAATTCGCCAACTGCCTGGAGTCTTGGCATGACCGCTTCCCTGCCTTCCATCGCCTTCGCCGGCATCGGCCTGATGGGCCTGCCCATGACCCGCCGCCTGCTGGCCGCCGGCTTTCCGCTGACCGTGTGGAATCGCTCCCCTGATAAGTGCGCCCCTTTGCTGGAGCAGGGCGCCCGTCGTGTGAAGACGCCGGCCGAGCTGTGCGCCGAGGCGGATATCGTGATGCTTTGCCTGGCCGACACCCGCGTGGTGCGCAAGGTGGTCTTCGGTGAGGGCGGCATTGTCGAAGGCGCCAAGCCCGGTCAGTTGTTGGTGGATTTCTCCAGCCTGGAGCCGGCTGCCACCCGCGAAATGGCCGCCGAGCTGGAATCGCGCAGCGGGATGCGCTGGATGGATGCGCCGGTCTCCGGTGGCACCTCCGGTGCCGAAGCCGGCACCCTGGCGATCATGGCCGGCGGTCATCAGGACGATGTGGAACGGGTGCGCCCGATCCTGGCTCACCTGGGCCAGCGGCTGACCCGCATGGGCGGGATCGGCGCCGGCCAGGTGACCAAGGTGTGCAACCAGATGATCGTGGCCTGCAATGCCCTGGTGATTGCCGAAGTGGTCGCCCTGGCGGAAAAAGCCGGCGTGGACGCCAGCCTGATCGCCCCGGCCCTTGCCGGTGGTTTCGCCGACTCCAAACCGCTGCAGATCCTGGCGCCGCAGATGGCCGAGAGCCATTTCGAACCCATCAAGTGGCACGTGCGCACGCTGCTGAAAGACCTGGACACCGCGGTGCGTCTGTCCCGCGAGCATGATTCGGCCACGCCGCTCAGCGCTCTGGCTGCCCAACTGATGCGTCTGCACGGTAGCCAGGGCAACCTGGAGCGCGATCCGGCTACGCTGGTGGAAATGTATCGGGAGAACCTGTGATGAAGATTGCCGCCAACCTGTCCCTGCTGTTCACCGACCGACCGCTGATCGAGCGCGTCATCGCTGCCCGCGTTGCTGGATTCGACGGTGTCGAGGTGCAGTTTCCCTATGAGTTGCCGGCGATCCGCATGAAGGAAGTGCTGGAGGCGGCCGGCCTGCCGTTGATTCTGTTCAACCTGCCGGCCGGCGACCTGATGGAAGGTGGCCCTGGCCTTGCCGCCGTGCCGGAGCGGCAGGAACAATTCGACGACGCACTGGAGCAGGCCCTGAGCTACGCCGCGATGACGCGCCCGCGCTTCGTCAATGTGCTGGCCGGGCGCAAGGCTGACGGGGTGAGTCGAGAGCGGGCCCTGGCCTGTCTGGCCGCCAACCTGCGCAAGACTGCCGAAGCCTTTGCCGTGCTGCGCATTGGCGTGGTCTGCGAGGCGATCAATTCGCTGGATATGCCGGGTTTCCTGATCAACACGCCGGAGCAGCTGGATGAGCT comes from the Pseudomonas sp. TCU-HL1 genome and includes:
- a CDS encoding phosphonate ABC transporter ATP-binding protein, producing MSLALHGVDLVHANGQPALNGIDLLVGNGERVAIIGPSGAGKTSLLRLLATSLKPAAGQLQLLGAAPWSLSAGARQRLRARIGLIHQAPPLPPRQRVVTAVLAGKLGQWSLAKGLFSLLHPLDSAGAQAALARLDLSDKLFERCDQLSGGQLQRVGIARVLYQAPELILADEPVSAMDPVLADHTLGVLCADASRRGVTLLASLHAVELALEHFPRIVGVRDGRIAFDRPREAVSQADLNALYANEQLHGDLPSSAPVAAPILHIPRC
- a CDS encoding putative selenate ABC transporter substrate-binding protein gives rise to the protein MFKRTLALAAGIALSLSAVISQAADTLKVSAIPDEAPTELLRKFKPLGAYLEQQLGMKVEFVPVADYAAVVESLAADRLDMAWLGGFTFVQTRLKTGNAIPLVQREQDEKFTSKFITADPAVNSLQDLKGKTFAFGSVSSTSGSLMPRYFMQKDGIVPEQFFSRVAYSGAHDATVAWVQAGKVDGGVLNASVWQKLVDAGKVDTSKVKVFATTPTYYDYNWTVRGTLDPALAEKIKQAFLALDPANPEHKAILDLQAASRFIPTKPENYEGIEEAARSAGLLK
- a CDS encoding NAD(P)-dependent oxidoreductase; this encodes MTASLPSIAFAGIGLMGLPMTRRLLAAGFPLTVWNRSPDKCAPLLEQGARRVKTPAELCAEADIVMLCLADTRVVRKVVFGEGGIVEGAKPGQLLVDFSSLEPAATREMAAELESRSGMRWMDAPVSGGTSGAEAGTLAIMAGGHQDDVERVRPILAHLGQRLTRMGGIGAGQVTKVCNQMIVACNALVIAEVVALAEKAGVDASLIAPALAGGFADSKPLQILAPQMAESHFEPIKWHVRTLLKDLDTAVRLSREHDSATPLSALAAQLMRLHGSQGNLERDPATLVEMYRENL
- a CDS encoding hydroxypyruvate isomerase family protein, with the translated sequence MKIAANLSLLFTDRPLIERVIAARVAGFDGVEVQFPYELPAIRMKEVLEAAGLPLILFNLPAGDLMEGGPGLAAVPERQEQFDDALEQALSYAAMTRPRFVNVLAGRKADGVSRERALACLAANLRKTAEAFAVLRIGVVCEAINSLDMPGFLINTPEQLDELLRDVDHPNLSAQYDLYHMARQGVDAAAGIRLLAGRIGHVQFADCPGRGEPGTGKTDFGPALRALQEDDYPGWMGAEYKPTGVTADTLGWLPEWKARLA